The nucleotide window AAGGAATGGATTTCCGGGCAGGTCGGGCGTCAGATCGATCGTACCCGTCAATTGATTGCCGATCGCGAAGATGCCAGTCAGCGGCAGCTCGTACTGGCCGGATCGGGTGTCGAAGTCGAAGTGGGAGGTGGATACACGCCGGCCGGTGATCCGGCCCGAAGCAGGATTGGCAGCGAGGACCCTGGCCAGGCGCGCCGGTTGTGTCACCAACAAGGAGAACGGAGCCGGGTTCGACTGCCCGTCCGGGGTGGTGCGACCGTAGAGCAGGGCCGCCTCACGCAGAAGACTGGCCTGCCCGTGGTCATCCACGTGAATCAGCACGCGCATGGGGAATCCCGCGGAGACCGTTCCCGCGGCCGTCGCGTTGGTGGCATGCGCCTGGGCCACGTTGGTGATCACGACCGATCCCATCCACAGGCCGGTGTTCAAGGATCCGTTGGTGAGACCGCCGGTCGATCCTGACCCGGCTTGTTGCGATGCCGCGATGCGAACGGGAAGGTAGTACATCGTGCCCTGGCCGTCGCTGGCACGGTAGATGTTGGTGTGGGTGCTGAAGCTGCCTGGCACCGCGTCCACCAGCAGCCTCAGGTGCTTCACCCCGCCCGGAGCGACACCCTCCTCGTGCGTCTGGAAGCCGGTGAACCGGGGGGTCGCGAGGGATCCATGGTCCAGCGCCAGGGGCGATTCGAGGTCCGTGGCCGACTCGAACCGGATGACCTGGGACAGGACGCTGTGGTTTCGCACGGTCAGACGGCCACGCGGCGCGGCATCGCCGAATTCGAGTCCCGGTCCGCTGGTGTGTTCGAGGCTGAATGGACCCTGGTAGTTCGAGGGTGCCCGGGCGCGAATCCAGTAGGCCTCTCCGCGACGCACCGGGGCATTGGGGTCGATTTCGACCCATTCGCCCGAGGGTTTCAGGCGATAGGCGGGCTCCAGGGTTGCCTGTCGTGTGTCGTAATGGGCTGGGGAAGGTCTGAAGAAGCCAAGAAAGGTGGGTGGCGCCCCCGGATCCACCGGCAGGCCGCGCAGGTGGAAGCGGCCCGGCAGCCATTCGGTGGTCTGAAGGGATGGAGTGCCCGTGACATGCCAGTCCACGGCGTTGGTGCCCGCGATCTTAACGAGATAGGCGCGCCGGGGCAGTATCGCATGGAGGTTGCCGAGCATGGCTTCGGGGCTTTGCGCGGGAAAGGCCGCAAGCCACTGTGCCCTGTTCCATCCGCTGGAGCTGGGATTCTGGATGAAGTCCGTTGCGCTGACGCGTTCGGACCAGGTCCACAAGCTGACGAAATTCAAGTCCCCAAGCACGACGGCGGGCGTGCGGTCGGGCGGATCCACTTCAAGCCAGATGGCATTCCAGCCGGGCTGCAGGTTGAAGGTCTGGGTAAGCGATTGCGCGGGCGCCTGCATGGCGACTGCAAGAAGGACGGCTGCAACGCAGAGATACGAAGGAAGGAAGGGCGGAACGGCTTCCGGTGCCTGGCCTTCGGACTCTTCGTGCCTTGGAGATTTCAGTGGGATCATGGAGGGGGAGTGCGGGTGGATCGATCAGCGGAGCGGCAGATGCGGCGGGCGGATGGCGACCCGGGGCGGTGCCTGGCAGAGTTCTGCCAGCAGGTTGGTATCGATGCGGACCGGGTGGGCTCGCTTGAGACCCTCGTAGAACGCCGCTTCCGCCTCAAGGGCCCGAGTCCGGCTGAGTTGCTGGCTGATGCGCTCCCGAACGTCGGCCAGGGGAAGAGGCTCGCTGGGCTGGCGGGCGATGAGTTTGAGAAGGAAGAGCCCTTCTGAGGTCCTGATTGCCGGGCTGATTTCGCCCTGCCGGCGAAGCGCAAAGAGGGCGGTAACCACCTCGTCGGGCCAGGCGCCGGCTGCCGTGTCATGAGTCATCCATCCGACGTCTCCTCCCAGATGTCGTGTCGCCCGATGCTCCGAGTGTGCCCGGGCCAGTTCGCCGAAATCCGGAGCGGAATCCGCCTGTTGGACAGCCTGATCCCGCAACGCTGCCAGTCGTGCCACCAGGGCCTCCTTCCTCTCCTCATCGGCAAGCGGGGACTGCCGGATGAGGATCAGGGCGGCCCGGATGCGTTCTGGAGATGAGTAGTGACTCAGGTGACGCTCATAGTGATCCTCGATTTCCGCCTCGGTGGGTGGAGGAAGGGCCCCACCTGTACGCTCCCGTTCCTCGGCAAAGCGATTGATGACGAAGTCACGCCAGGCGGCAAGGATGTCCGGGCGCTCGTCGAATGCCGTCCTCCGGGCCTCCGCATGGAGAAGTTCACGCCTGATCAGGTCATCCAGCACGGCGGCCTTGTCTGCCGGTGCGACCGTCCCCTGATTGCGTTGGATCCACGCGCCCAGGAGTGTGTCGGGTGAGATCGCCTGACTCCCGACAACCGCGATCGCCCCCTGACTCAACGCAACGCCCTCGCTGGCGACTGCCGTGGTCTTCGAGGTTGTATAGGGTCCGCAGGAGGCCAGGAAGGGGAGAAGCAGGAGGGGGGCAATCCGGGAGAGCGCCGTTGTGCGCGGTGCCGGAGGCCGGGAGAAACTGGGTTCGGGGCGGGCGATCGCTGTGCGCGGTGTCTTCATGCCGGGTCTGACTCCATGGGAATCGTTACCGGCCCTACTTACATGGAAAGGAACCAAACGTTACACGACAGGCGATTCGCATCCGGGAGCCGAGCCTCCCATCCAGGGTCAATAACCCAAGGCCTGACCTGCAGGCGCCTGTCCCGCTGGCGAACGGTGGGGTTTCCTTGGGCCATCGAAGGCATTGCCCGGCGCGGGCGGGCTCTTCATCCTCGCCGCCGTGCCCGCCTGGTTCATCTGGACGACCACCGCGCTGCTCTCCTGGGGGCTGTGGGCGGTGCTGTCCAAGGCGCTTGGCGACGCGCTCACGGCGGAACAGAGCCAGGCGCTCTCGACGCTCGGTCTGCTGCCGATTCTGCCTGCGCTCGCGTGGCGCAGCCGGGGCAGGCTGCGAGGTGCGTCATCCAGGGGCCTGGCGCTTGCCTTCCTCGGCGGCGTCATCACCTGCCTGGGGAACATCGCGTTCTACGCGGCCCTGGCGCGCGGCGAGAAGGTCGCGGCGGTCGCGTCGCTCACGGCGATCTCGCCGCTGGTCACGGTGCTGCTCGCGGTGCTGCTTCTGCGCGAGCGCATGAACCGTGTCCAGCTCGCCGGCCTCGCGATGTCGTTCGTCGCCATCTGGCTGTTCAACGTGCAGCACGAGCGTGGGCTGCTGTCGAGCACGGTCCTGTTCGCGCTGCCGCCGATCCTGCTTTGGGGCGCATCGGGTTTCCTCCAGAAGGTGGCCACCAACCATCTCCCCGGTGAGACGGCGGCGCTGGTTTATCTTGGCGCGTTCGTGCCGGTCGGGATCTTCTTTGCGTTGCGGGCGCCGTGGCCGGAGGCGATTCCTCCGCGTGCCTGGGGTCTGGCGGCGGCGCTCGGATTCTTCATCGCGTTTGGGAACTTCGCCGTGCTGGCTGCCTACGCGCGCGGCGGTCAGGCCTCGGTGATCGCGCCGATGAGCAATCTCTATCCCATCATCAGCGTGCCCGTGGCCGTGCTCTGGTTTCAGGAGAGCATCGGCCCGCGCGAGGCCGTGGCGATCGCCGCCGCGCTGGTCTCCGTGGCCGCGCTCTCGTGGGAGACCGCCGGCCGAACCTCCGGGATGGCCGTCTCAACCTCATGAATCTCCATGCCCCAATCCATCACTGAGCTTCTGCGCACGGGTGTCGTCATCGGCGACGGCGGTTATCTCATCGAACTCGAACGACGCGGCCACGTGGACAGCGGCTCGGGCCGTGAGAAGGTCGGCACCGGACGCGGCAGCGGGCAGTTCACGCCCGAGGTGGCCATCGAGAACCCGGACGCGCTCCGCGAACTGCACCGTGAATTCCTCAAGGCCGGCTCGAACGTGCTTCAGGCCCTGACCTTCTTCGGCACGCGTGAAAAATTGAACCGCGCCGGTTACGGGGCGGACACGGAAAGGATCAATGTCGCCGCCGTGAAGCTGGCGAAGGAGGTCGCGGGCGACCGGGCGCTGGTGGCAGGCAGCGTCTCCCGCACCCAGCTCACGGAACGGGAGGGCATGACCTCACTGGACAAGTCGCGCGACCATCTCGCCGAGCAGATCCGGCTGCTCAAGGATGCGGGCGTGGACTTCCTGATCCTCGAGACCTTCTTCCACCTCGCGGAGATGGAGGTCGCGCTGCGATGTGCGGCGGATGCCGGCCTGCCCGCCGTGGCGACCATGAGCTTCCGTCCCCTCATCACCCGGTGCAGTGACGACAGGACGCCTGCCGAATGCGCGCGGGCGATGGCGGATCTCGGGGCCATTGCCGTGGGCGCGAATTGCGAACAGGACCCGCAACGGATGCTGCCGTTGCTGCGGGAGATGCGCGCGGCGGCGACGGTGCCGCTGGCCGCGCAGCCGGCGGCGTTCCACACCACGGAGGCATGCCACAGCTTCACGCGCCTGCCGGCGTTCCCCGACGACCTGGAGACGATCCAGGTCCCGCGCGGTGCGTTTGTGGAGTTCGGGAAATGGGCGCGCGCCGAGGGCGTGGCGTACGCGGGCGGATGCTGCGGCTGCAACGCGGCCTACATCCGGGCGCTGGCAGCGGGCGTGAGTCAGGCCGCGTAGGATCCGATGCGATGCCCCGGGCAGGGCGCCATGGAGAACTCCGTGACGACGATGAACACCCGTTCCCCCGCCAACATGCCTTTGTCCATATCACCCTGGGTTGAACCATGAATGTCCTGGTCTTTCAGACGGCCGAACAGGCCAACGCCGCCGCTGCCGAAACGCTGGCGGGATGGCTGGTCGCGCCGGGAACCCGCAACGTGATGCTCGCCGCAGGGAACACGCCGCTCGAACTGTACCGGCTTGTCGCTGCGCGCCGGCTGGCGCTCGCCCATCTGAATGTCTTCGCCCTCGACGAGTACGTGGGTGTGCCGCGGGATGAACCCCGCAACTGTGCCAATCTCATCCGCCGCACCGCCGTCGGGCCGTGGGGGGTGCCGGCCGCGAACGGATTCATGGTGAGTTCGCTGGAGGCGGAGGCGCTGGCCTGCATCCGGGCCCACGAGCGGCGCATCGGGGAGATGGGCGGCCTCGATGTCATCGTTCTCGGTCTCGGCCAGAACGGGCATCTCGGCTTCAACGAGCCGGGCAGCGCGGAGGATTCCGTCGCGCGCGTGCTCGATCTCGATGCCATCTCCGTCGAGGCGAACCGGCAGTGGTTCAACGGGGACTACGCGCCCTCGCGCGGGGCGACGGTGGGAATGAAGACGATCCTCGCCGCACGACGGGTGCTGATCATGGCCTATGGCCCGCACAAGGCCGCCGCTGTGGCGTCCATGCGGCACGGCCCACGCGATGCGTCCTGCCCGGCGTCGTGGCTCCAGGGCCATGGCGACACACAGGTCTTCCTCGATGCCGCCGCCGCGAGTCGAACGGAAGCCGGACCATGAGCTTCCTTGCCGTGGGCATCGATGTGGGCGGGACGAAGATCGCCGCCGGGCTGGCGGCGTTTCCGGAGGGTTCGCTGTACGGGCGGCGCACGATTCCGACGCGCGCGGAACGGGGCGGACGCGCGGTGCTCGACGAGGTGCTGCGGCTCGCGCGGGAACTGGCCGGGGAGGCCGTGGCACGCGGGCAGACGATCCAGGCGATCGGTCTCGGCGTGTGCGAACTGGTGGACCGCGAAGGCCGGCTGGCCAGTGCGAACTGTATCCGGTGGCTGGACCAGCCCGTGCGCGAGGAACTCGCGGCGATCGCCCCGACGGTGCTGGAAGCCGATGTCCGCGCCGCCGCGCAGGCCGAGGCGTGGTTCGGTGCGGCACAAACCTTCCGGGATTTCCTCTATGTCACCGTCGGCACGGGCATCAGTTGCTGTCTCATGCTCGACGGACGGCCGTATGCCGGCTCGCGGGGTGCGACCGGCACGATGGGCAGCAGTCCTTTGAGCGTGCCGTGCGAAACCTGTGGCGGCGTGAACACGCGCACGCTGGAGGAGATCGCCTCCGGCCCGGCGCTGGTGGCCCGCTTCAACGCCGTTGGCGGCGTGGCCACGAGCGGTCAGGACGTGCTGGCGGCGGCCATGTCCGGCCATCCCGAAGCCCGCCGGATCGTCACGACCGCAAGCCGCGCTCTCGAGTCCCAGGTCGCTCTGCTCGTCAACATTCTCGACCCGGAGGCCGTCGTTCTGGGCGGCGGACTGGGCTTGAGCGAGGGCGCGTACTGGGACGAATTCATCGCCGCGACCCGCCGGCACATCTGGTCGGAGACCCACCGCGGCCTGCCGATGCTCCGCGCCGCCACCGGGGCCGACGCCGGCTGGCTCGGCGCCGCAGCGAAGGCCTGGAGACAGGTCGCATGAACCGGGTGCACCCCGACGCTCGCGCTGCCGGCGCCCCCTTCCGGTCGTTCCTCCGATTCGCTGCCTTCTCACGCAGAACCCGGGGATGCGCCGGGCGCGGGAGCGGCGTGCGATTCCGCATCGCTCCCGTCGCGTCCCAGCCCTAGGCTGGCGCCGATGAATCGCGAGGCGTGGTTCGTGTTTTTCGGCATGGTGGTGGTGGCGGTCCTGAGTGCCACCGGCTACGTCGCCTGGCAGAAACATCGCCAACTCGAGATCGTCCGGACCCAGCTCTCCGATCTGCGCCGCGACGGCGAGGCCCACGCTGCAAGACTGGCGGAGGCGTGGAAGGAAGTGGAGATGACGCGGGATCGTGAGGAGGCGCTCGCCGAACAGATGGCCCGGGCTGCCAGCTCCCAGAAGCGCCTCGAATCGGAACTGCGCTCCGTCCTCGAGTCCCGCGATGTGGCCGTCTCCGATCTTCAGGGGCGCCTGACGGTCACGATCCTCGACCGCATCCTGTTCGATTCCGGGGACGCCACCCTGAAGCCGGAGGGCATGAGGGTCCTCGACGAAGTGGCCCAGGTCCTTGCCCGGTACACCAACCGTCCGGTCCAGGTGTTCGGGCACACGGACAATGTTCCCATCCGGTTGCGCTTCCCCAGCAACTGGGAACTCTCGATGGCCCGCGCCCTGGCGGCGGTCCGGTACCTCACGGAGAAGGCCGGAGTGGACCCCAGGCGGCTTTCGGCGGTGGGGTGCGGCGAACATCAGCCGATCGCCGACAATGCCACCCCCGAAGGCCGCGCCCGAAACCGTCGCATCGCCCTGGTGGTGCTCCCCGATCTGTTCGTTCCCACCGATGTCGTGCCAGACGAACCCGGGGAACCCGGGGAACCGGCCGTCCCCGATGCATTCCCGGAAGACGTTCCGGTCCATTCCCCCGCAGGGGCGAGTGGGCGTCTGCCCGATGATGGGGATTCCGTCGAACCCGTCGCACCCTCCACTCCCGCCAAGTCCCCCGCGCCGATGCCGGCTCCGGGCGCCGTCTCGCCCCCGCCTGAGGCACAGCCCCTTGCGGATCCTCCGCCCCGGGATCCCGGACTCTTCGATGGGCCGGTCGAGGTCACGCCGGAAGAGGACACGCCGGTGCCGGGTACGCCGCAGGATCCCGGACAACGGCGCGACTAGCCGCTCCTTCTCCCCGGGGTCAGGATTCCGGAGGCTGTGCGGCCGGGTCGGAACCTCTTTCGAGGCCGGGCGTGCCGGAACCGGTGCCCGGGGCATCGACCCTGCAACCGAGTTCCCGGAGGCGCTGAAGCTTGTAGATCAGGGCCCGCCGGCTGATGCCGAGCACACGGGCCGTCCCGGTGCGGTTGAAATCCTGCTCGTGCAGGACCTGAAGGATGGTCTGCCGTTCGAGGGCATCGAGACGCATCACCTCGCCGGGGTCCGGCGGCGGCCCCGCCGTGACCGTCGCCGTCGCGCGGATGCGGTTGGGCAGGTGTTCGGGCAGGACGACGTCGCCGCGCGAGAGGAGCGCGGCCCGTTCCATGGCGTTGCGAAGTTCCCGCACATTGCCCGGCCAGGCGTAGCGATCGAGGATTTCGGTCACCGCGGAAGAGAGGCGGGCCCGGCCTTGGGCGAACTGCTCGAGAAAATGGTTGGCGAGAGGCTGGATGTCCTCCCGCCGTTCGCGCAAAGGGGGGACGCTCAGTTCCACCACGTTGAGGCGGTAGAACAGGTCCTCGCGAAACCGTCCCTGGCGGACCTCCTCCTCGAGGTTCCGGTTCGAGGCCGCCAGGATGCGCGCGTTGGAGCCGATCTCCCGGTTCGAACCGACCCGCTGGAAGCGGCCGTCCTGGGTCACCCTCAGGAGCTTGGCCTGAAGGTTCGGCGACATGTCGCCGATCTCGTCCAGGAAGATGGTCCCGTCGGTGGCCTGCTCGAACCGTCCGATCCGCTGGCTGGTGGCCCCGGTGAAGGCACCACGTTCGTGGCCGAACAACTCGCTTTCGAGAAGCGCCTCGGGAATGGCCGCGCAATTGACCTTCACCAGGGGGCCGTCCGCGCGATGGCTCCAATGATGGATCACGTCGGCCAGCACCTCCTTGCCGGCCCCGCTCTCGCCGGCCATCAGGACCCGGCTGTCGGACCCGGCGATCAACGCGGCATCCCGGAACAGGGCCCGCATCAGGGGGCTTCGCGCCACCACATGCGGGGGCAGGGCACGGTCGGGAACGGCGGGAGAGGGACCGGCCTGGACCAGGCCCAGCGCGTGCCGCACCGACGCGAGCAATTCGTCCAGGTCGATCGGTTTGGAGAGGTAATTCACCGCGCCATCCCGCATGGCGCCCACCGCCTCCCGGATGTCGGCGTACCCCGTCACCAGCAGGACCGGGAGCACCGCATGGCGTTCGCGGGCCCGACGCAGCGTTTCCAGGCCGGAGATCCCCGGCATCCGCACATCGGAGATCATCATCCCGAAGCCGCCCTCGGCGAGCAGGGCCAGGGCCTCCTCCCCGCATGGGGCCGTCACCGTCTCGAATCCCTGGCTCCGCAGAAACGCCTCCAGCAGACCCCGCTGTCCGGCATCGTCGTCCACGATCAGGAGGCGGGCCGCGGAAACCGGGGCGTCGCGGGCGGCGGAGCGCATGGGACTCCGATTCAGGCCTTGGGTGCCGCCTGGAGGCGACTCAATTCGAACACGGCGCCGCGCGGCCGGTTGGGCAGGCAACGAATCTCCCAGCCGTGGGCCAACACGATCTGCTGGACCACCGCCAGACCCAGGCCCGTCCCGCCCGGATGGGTGGTGAAGTACGGCCGGAAGATCTCCTCCCGCAGCGCCTCCGGCACACCCGGTCCGTCGTCACGGATCTGGATCCGGAACCCGCCCGAATCGGAGCGTTGCGACACCACCTCGATGCGCCCGCCGCGGTCCCCCGCCTGAATGGCGTTGAGGAAGAGGTTGAACAGCGCCTGCCGCACCAGCGGTTCGTCACCCTGCACCGCCGGCAGGTCCGGGGCGGCATCGAGGGTCATCCCCCGCTCCTCGAGGTCCGAGCCCAACGCCCGGGCCACCTCGGCGACAACGCTGCCCAGCGGCACCGCGCTCCAGCGCACTTCGCGCGGGCGCGAGTAGTTGATGAACTCGTTGAGCTGCGCGGTCACCCGGTCCGTCTTGGCAATGATGTCGCGCGACTTCGCCTCGATCTCGGGGGATCCGGCGACCTGCCGCGAAATCAGCGTGGCCAGCCCCCGGATGATGTTGAGGGGATTGCGCGTCTCGTGCGCCAGGCCGGCCGCCGCGAGGTTCATCTCCTTGAGGCGGGTGTTCAACTCGGCGGCCCGCGCCAGGCGCACCTCCAGTTCGGAGGAATGGCCGAGGTTCCGCCACGCCAGACCCAACCCCAGCGCAGACACCGCGGCGAACGCGGCGATCACCCCGCGCGCCCACAGGTCCTGCGTGCAGACGGCCCGCATCGAATGGGTGGACAACACCAGCACGAAACTGTGCACCCCCTGTTTCTGCACCAGCGTCCGGTACTCCTCCTCGCCCATCCAGAACGGGCGCCCAAACGGGAACCGGCCATCCCCCCGGCGAGGCCTCGGCCGGTTCCACTCCTCGTGCCCTTCGCCTCCGGCCTCATCCGTCTCGTCGCGCTCCCGGGCCCCGCCCGCAGCCCGCGACCGGAATCCTTCGGGCCCTCCGGGCGGCGGACCGGGTGGACGCTCCGGCCCAAGGCCGGTCCGTTCGTTGCGGGGAGGCAGAACGATGGTGGTCGAGCGCGACTCGGCCTCGCTGGTCACATTCGTCCCGAGGTCCACCAGGTTCATCAACGCGACGAAATCCCGGCGCCAGTACTCCGCCCGGGGCACCAGTTCCCGGAGGTCGAACTCGATCGGTTCCCCCGCGGACGCGACCACTTCCTCGGCGTCGTTGAGAAGGGCGATGGTGTGGAGTTCCCCGGGACGGATGAGCGGCTTGAGGGCCAGTTCGATGCGTTCCTTCGAGACCAGGCCCCCGAACCGCCGCTGCGAATGGATGACAAAACCGAGTGTCGTCGAAATGTCCTTGGCCCGGTGAATCAGTTCGGTCCGCGCCACCTGCCGCACCCTCCGGTGCTCGACCACCTGCCAGCCCACCACCAGCAGCCAGAGGAGGGTGAGCCCCCCGTACACCCACCGGGTGCTCCGACTGATGTGCGCGCTCACGGGGAATGCGGGGGCCCGGCGCAGGTCAGCGGTTGCGCTGACGCCGTTCGGACCGGGTTTCACCCCGGCCGGGGGCCGGCGCGGGACGCGGTTGATCGTGCAGGAAGCGGTTCAGTTCGGCTTCCGAGAAGGCCTGCGGGACCAGTTCCTGATGCGCCCGCTCCCGGTCCGCCACGGCCGCCAGATGGGCCGGCGCCTTGACAATGTGCGGCGTGAGAAAGATCAGCAGTTCCGTCTTTGTCCCCGCCTGGCTCCGCCGCTTGAACAGGTTTCCCAGCAGCGGGATGTCACCCAGGAACGGCACCTTGCTGTCGGTCTCGATCTTGTTGTTCGACATCAGCCCCCCGATGATCACCGTCTGCCCGTCCGGCGTGACCACCACCGTGTCCGCCGACCGCGAGTTGATCACCGGAGCGTTCACCCCGGCCGCAATGGGCACCGTCGCGTCCGAGAGGTTCGAGATCTCCGGCGAGACAATCATCTCCACCATGCCGTCCGAAGTGATGAAAGGGGTGACCCGCAGGATGATGCCAACGCTGGTGTAGCTGACGGCGTTGATCTGGTTGCCGAAGTTGTCGTACCGCACGTTGGTGATCAGCGGCACCTGTTGCCCGACCGTGATCACCGCCTGCTGGTTGTTGCGGGCAAGGATCGAGGGACGCGACAGCACCTCGGTCTTGCCGGCCTCGGCGATGGCGCGCAGCGTCACCTGAAAATCGTCTCCAAGGATCTGGTAGATCCCGGCGCCGGGCGGGGTCGGCAACGCGCCCTGCTGGGCGAGACCGAAGGCCTGGTTGATGCTTCCGGTCGTCGAATTGCCCATGCCGCGCCGGTAGTTCCCCTCGATTCCGATGTCGAAGCCCTTGCGGTAGGTCACCTCGAGAAAGACCACCTTGATCAGGACCTGGGGCGCCGGACGGTCGAGGTTGGTGACCACCTGGCTCACGTAGGACGCCGTCTCCTCGTCGGCCACCACGATCAGCTTCCGGGTCTCCTGATCGAAGGTGACCGTGGCCCCTCCGATCTGGGTGCTGCTCGGGTAGTTGATGGCCCCGGCCCGCTGGGCGGTCTGCGACCATGCGGGGCTGGTCAGGGCCATGACGCCCGCGGCAACCCACGCCGCGGCGAAAAAGGGACGCATCCAGGCGGCGGAAGCGCCCCGGAGGCGTGGGAAACGCTTCGGACCGCACAACGCCTGCGGCCCCGGTCGGGCATCGGTTTGGAACAACGATTCCTTTGGCATGTTGGATACTTTCGATCGCCTCAAGACAGCCGTCCTGACGGACATCCCCGACTACCGCTGCCCTCCGAAGTTGGCCCCGCCCACGTTGCCCCCGAAGCCGGTGCCCGTTCGTTGCCCCGCACCAAACCCCTGGTTCTGAGTCTGCGTCTGCCGGGTGTTCAACGCATTGTTGCCCTGGCGCTGGGTGTTCCGCGTATTGCGGTTCAAGCCCACGTTCTGGTCCGGGAAGAGCGTCTGAAGCACCTCCTGCACCGCCTGGGGATCCGAGTTCTCGACGTCGTACACGAACACCCGCTGCTTCCGGGCGGGGTCGGCGTCGAGTTGGTTCAGCATGGCGGCAATCTGACCCATCAAGTCCCGGGCGGCGCTCACCACCACCGACCCGGTCCGCAGATCCGGAACCGCCACCACCTTGCTCTGCTGCTGCATGCGGCTGCTGGCGTCCGTGCTTCCCCGGGCGTTGCCCCCCTGCGGTCCGCCGCCGAACCGCACCTGGCCGCGCTGATTGCCGGTCTGCTGGCGCGACGTGTCAGAGAACAGGTCGTTGAGCAGTGTCGCGGTCTCCTGCGGATCAGCGTGCGTCAGGCGGAAGACCCGGAGTTCGGTAATGTCGTCCACATTGACATCCATCTCCTCGATCACCCCGGCAATCACCAGCATCTGCTCCTCGGGCGCGTTCACCACCACGGCGTTGCTCCGCTCGTCGGCGACCGCCACCACCCGCGGCACAGGAGCCCGGCCGCTGGTCGCTGCGGTTTCCCCTCCCGCCTGCGCTCCACCCCCGCGGATCTGGTTGAGAAACCGAGCCGCACCGCCGCCCGGCCCCCCCCCGCCCGCATTCCGCTGCGTCTCCTGCGGCTGGAACAGGTCGCGGATCACCGTGGCCACGATCTTGGCGTCGGAGAAGTAGAGGGGAAACACCCGCACGGTCGAGACGCTCGAGATCGCCGTGTCCAGCGCCCGTACGATGGACGCCATGCGCCGGATGTTGGTCTGCGTATCGGTGATCAGCAGGGCATTGCCACCCTCATTGGCCGTCAGGGTGGCCGTGGTCGGCAACAGCGGCTGCAGATCCTTCACCAACTGCACCGCATTGATGAAGCGCACCGGGATGATCTGGGTGACGATCTCGTCATTCCGCGGCAGGCCCTCGAGGTCGCGGTCGTTCGCCCAGTCCACCACCCGCACCGGAATGTCCCGGGTCTTGGCCTCGTCCTTCCGCACGATGGTCAGCGTCCGGCCCTGCCGGATGGCGGCGTACCCGTTGCGGTTCAACACCGAGTTCAACAGGGTCACGGCCTCCTCGCGGTCCAGTGGCTGGTTGCTCCACACATCGACCCTTCCCTCCACCTGGGTTTCGAGGTTGATGATGAACCCCGCCGCGTCGCTGAGGTAGTCCAGTACCAGTTCGAGCGGCACCCCCCGGAAATTGAGCCTCAGTCCGTTCTCCCCGTCCGCCATCGGCGCCGCGGGCGGGGTTGGAAGGGACGAGGGCCGTGCAGGCCGGCCGGCGTCCCGCCGGTCGGGCACCGCCGA belongs to Verrucomicrobiia bacterium and includes:
- a CDS encoding type II secretion system protein GspD encodes the protein MPKESLFQTDARPGPQALCGPKRFPRLRGASAAWMRPFFAAAWVAAGVMALTSPAWSQTAQRAGAINYPSSTQIGGATVTFDQETRKLIVVADEETASYVSQVVTNLDRPAPQVLIKVVFLEVTYRKGFDIGIEGNYRRGMGNSTTGSINQAFGLAQQGALPTPPGAGIYQILGDDFQVTLRAIAEAGKTEVLSRPSILARNNQQAVITVGQQVPLITNVRYDNFGNQINAVSYTSVGIILRVTPFITSDGMVEMIVSPEISNLSDATVPIAAGVNAPVINSRSADTVVVTPDGQTVIIGGLMSNNKIETDSKVPFLGDIPLLGNLFKRRSQAGTKTELLIFLTPHIVKAPAHLAAVADRERAHQELVPQAFSEAELNRFLHDQPRPAPAPGRGETRSERRQRNR